From Candidatus Omnitrophota bacterium, one genomic window encodes:
- the dxr gene encoding 1-deoxy-D-xylulose-5-phosphate reductoisomerase, which yields MKKIAILGSTGSIGVNTLDVISRLNGRFKVTALSADSSIELLAKQARVFRPKIVSVGSEALARKANRLLPPSTAIVYGLPGLREIAARRDVDIIVFAISGTACLVPLLDAIENQKEIALANKEALVSAGGLVMSLAAKKGVRIIPIDSEHSAIFQCIDGKSDYVSRIYLTGSGGPLLDVKRDKFDSLPLNYILKHPRWRMGKKITVDSATMMNKGLEIIEAKHLFNISEKLIEVLIHPEAIVHSMVEFTDAAVIAQLGVPDMRLPIEYALTFPERSKAIVDRIDFFKCRALTFRRPDIKKFPCLALARASAASGALAPAVLCASDEEAVKNYLEGKIGFSDIPKIIEKVLARHRNVRNVISVKDVLDADSWAREETGRLCYR from the coding sequence ATGAAGAAGATAGCGATATTAGGCTCCACGGGTTCCATCGGTGTTAATACATTAGATGTTATATCCCGCCTTAACGGCAGGTTTAAGGTAACGGCGCTTAGCGCAGATTCCAGCATAGAGCTCCTGGCCAAACAGGCGCGTGTATTCCGGCCGAAAATAGTTTCCGTGGGAAGCGAGGCGCTGGCGCGCAAAGCAAATAGGCTTTTACCTCCGTCCACCGCTATTGTCTATGGGCTCCCGGGTTTACGGGAAATAGCTGCGAGGCGCGATGTCGATATTATCGTCTTTGCCATAAGCGGCACGGCATGCCTCGTCCCGCTCCTCGACGCGATAGAGAATCAAAAAGAGATCGCTCTCGCCAATAAAGAAGCTCTGGTTAGCGCCGGGGGGCTTGTTATGTCCCTGGCCGCGAAGAAGGGCGTAAGAATAATACCGATCGATAGCGAGCATAGCGCGATATTCCAATGCATCGACGGCAAGAGCGATTACGTTTCCAGGATATACCTTACAGGTTCAGGCGGGCCATTGCTGGACGTCAAAAGGGATAAGTTCGATTCTCTTCCTCTTAATTACATTCTGAAGCACCCCAGGTGGAGGATGGGGAAGAAGATAACAGTGGACTCCGCTACGATGATGAACAAAGGGCTCGAGATAATCGAGGCCAAGCACTTGTTCAATATAAGCGAAAAATTGATTGAGGTGCTTATACATCCTGAGGCGATAGTGCATTCTATGGTGGAGTTCACCGATGCGGCTGTGATAGCGCAACTCGGGGTGCCGGATATGAGGCTTCCGATAGAATACGCCCTCACTTTCCCTGAACGTTCGAAGGCGATAGTGGATAGGATAGATTTTTTCAAATGCCGCGCGCTCACATTCCGCAGGCCCGATATAAAGAAGTTTCCCTGTCTGGCGCTTGCGAGGGCTTCTGCCGCCTCAGGCGCGCTGGCTCCGGCCGTGCTGTGCGCATCAGACGAGGAAGCCGTGAAGAATTACTTAGAGGGAAAGATAGGATTCTCGGATATTCCAAAAATAATTGAAAAGGTCCTGGCGAGGCATAGAAATGTCAGAAACGTCATTTCAGTAAAAGACGTTTTGGATGCTGACTCGTGGGCGAGAGAGGAGACCGGAAGATTATGCTATCGTTAG